In one Rutidosis leptorrhynchoides isolate AG116_Rl617_1_P2 chromosome 8, CSIRO_AGI_Rlap_v1, whole genome shotgun sequence genomic region, the following are encoded:
- the LOC139862248 gene encoding uncharacterized protein encodes MSTTTSSHRPPPKPLDLELTIISAKHLKNVNWRNGDLTPYVIFWLDPDRRLATKSDDLNSTKPVWNERFVIPFTTTPSASVLTLEIFHSKPLDTPKPLVGTLRLQIDDLPELYNPNHPTVTRNFDLRRPSGRINGKIRLKLAFRERPLPNYQNIPQPSYYYNTTPPTSYPRYPPSPAAPPAPSPPPPPPPQHPYHYGSFSDPYSGYYQSGYYTQPPPPPPPSLHPQQTPRPYTDRPVSYATGSGGPSAPVDYAQFDQKQKTGKLGLGLGVGAVAGGLGGLSIDEGLRYEDEKIGDSAESVLSARELDDYSGYRRHVDY; translated from the coding sequence ATGTCAACCACCACCTCCTCCCACCGTCCGCCACCCAAACCACTAGATCTCGAGCTCACTATCATCTCCGCCAAACACCTCAAAAACGTCAATTGGAGAAACGGCGATCTCACCCCTTACGTCATCTTCTGGCTCGACCCCGATCGCCGACTCGCAACTAAATCCGACGACTTAAATTCAACAAAACCCGTTTGGAACGAACGCTTCGTCATCCCTTTCACAACCACACCATCCGCCTCTGTTTTAACTCTAGAGATCTTTCATTCGAAACCATTAGATACACCCAAACCCTTAGTCGGAACCCTACGTCTTCAAATTGATGATTTACCGGAACTTTATAACCCTAATCACCCTACCGTTACTCGAAACTTTGATCTACGCCGTCCATCTGGTCGTATAAATGGTAAGATCCGATTAAAACTTGCATTCCGTGAACGTCCTTTACCGAATTACCAAAATATCCCTCAACCTTCTTATTATTACAATACTACCCCTCCGACTTCATACCCTAGGTATCCACCGTCTCCGGCTGCTCCACCGGCTCCATCACCACCGCCTCCACCACCGCCGCAGCATCCCTACCATTACGGATCGTTTTCGGATCCTTATTCCGGTTATTACCAGAGCGGATACTACACTCAGCCGCCGCCGCCACCACCACCATCGTTGCATCCGCAACAGACTCCACGGCCGTATACTGATCGGCCAGTGAGTTATGCTACTGGTAGCGGCGGACCTAGTGCTCCTGTTGATTATGCTCAATTTGATCAGAAGCAGAAAACtggaaagctagggttagggttaggtGTGGGAGCTGTGGCTGGGGGATTAGGAGGACTTTCAATTGATGAAGGGTTAAGATATGAAGATGAGAAGATTGGGGACAGTGCTGAGAGTGTGCTGAGTGCGAGGGAACTCGATGATTACAGCGGCTATCGTCGTCATGTCGATTATTGA
- the LOC139863239 gene encoding protein ALP1-like: protein MVRGLFQMFNIWDSDDEEDLDFLREIAGELDAEEAANEDRVRKRRVYLRRDREEAGFTTEQKITSVLRQLAYGTAADMFDKYLQMSEATSIICLNMFCKCVLELYVDEYLRKPTSSDIARLYSAHEEKHSFKGMLGSIDCMHWKWKNCPVAWKGRYTSGHQKHPTIVLEAVASYDTRIWHAFFGAVGANNDVNVLNQSSLFDDIKNGNAPFAPFTINGHDYLNGYYLADGIYLDWATLIKAYSTPTDESRAKFKQFQESARKDVERTFGVLQGRFHILQMAGRPHSVNKLRRILYCCVLLHNMIVEDNGFNITWLEKELLATDEANPNYVRNRSTSRDVREQEIRDRNVHDQLRHDLTEHI, encoded by the exons ATGGTACGTGGGTTGTTCCAAATGTTTAATATTTGGGATTCCGACGATGAAGAGGATTTGGATTTTTTACGAGAAATAGCCGGAGAATTGGATGCTGAAGAAGCTGCCAACGAAGACCGAGTTCGAAAGCGTCGAGTTTACCTGCGTAGAGATCGTGAAGAAGCAG GTTTTACTACTGAGCAAAAGATTACATCTGTGTTGCGTCAATTGGCGTATGGTACAGCAGCAGACATGTTTGATAAATATTTACAAATGTCTGAAGCCACATCAATAATATGTCTAAATATGTTTTGTAAGTGTGTTCTGGAACTTTATGTTGACGAATATTTGAGGAAACCAACTAGTAGTGATATAGCTCGCTTATATAGCGCTCACGAAGAAAAGCACAGTTTCAAGGGAATGCTTGGAAGCATTGACTGCATGCATTGGAAGTGGAAAAATTGTCCAGTTGCTTGGAAAGGGCGATATACGAGTGGTCATCAAAAACACCCAACCATTGTTCTTGAAGCCGTTGCTTCATATGATACGCGGATTTGGCATGCATTCTTCGGTGCCGTGGGTGCAAACAACGATGTGAATGTTTTGAATCAATCTTCATTATTCGATGATATCAAAAATGGAAATGCACCATTTGCTCCATTTACTATTAATGGTCATGATTACTTGAATGGTTATTATTTAGCCGATGGGATTTACCTAGATTGGGCAACATTGATTAAGGCGTATTCGACACCAACCGATGAGTCACGTGCAAAATTCAAACAATTTCAAGAAAGTGCACGTAAAGATGTGGAGAGAACATTCGGTGTTCTTCAAGGTAGATTCCATATTCTACAAATGGCTGGACGACCACATAGTGTGAACAAATTAAGAcgaatattgtattgttgtgtgctATTGCACAACATGATAGTCGAGGATAACGGGTTTAACATTACCTGGCTCGAGAAAGAATTACTTGCCACTGATGAAGCAAATCCTAACTATGTAAGGAATCGCTCTACAAGTCGTGATGTACGAGAACAAGAAATACGAGATAGAAACGTTCATGACCAACTTCGACATGATCTTACTGAACACATTTGA